CCATCGCTGGTGCGGTGATTCAAAACATGAGCCGGAAGTTACCCAAAGTTCAGGATCGGGCAGTTTTGGCAGCCGGATCGAAGAACTAGGAGCGAGTTAATGGAAGTTAAAGCAATAACCAAATATGTTCGGTTGTCACCGCGGAAAGCGCGTGATATGGCTCGGGCGATCCAAGGTATGCCTGTGGCTGAAGCGATTAAAAAGGTTGAATTCAGTGAGCGTAAGGCGGCGAAGCAGTTGGAAAAGACCATTCGTTCGGCTGTAGCAAATGCTGAAAACAATGCCAAGCTATTGGCTGACGATCTGCGGGTTAAAGAGGCCACGATTGGTGAAGGGCCTGCGATGAAACGCTTTTGGGCGAGATCGCGCGGCATGGTGAGCCGAATTCGGAAACGGACTAGCCATATTACGATCGTGTTGTCGGATGGAAAGTGACCGGTAAATACCGGATGACGTGAAAGGAGCATCGTTTTGGGACAGAAAATCAATCCGATTGGATTAAGGATTGCGGTCAGCAAGGCCTGGAAGTCGCGCTGGTTTGCGGACAAGCGCACATTTGGCACCCTGCTGAATGAGGATCTGACGATCCGTGATCTCGTAAAGAAACGTCTTGATGCAGCGGCGGTTGCCGAGATCATTATCGAGCGCTATGCAAATCGCGTTCGGGTAACTATTTGTACCGCCAGACCTGGCATTGTTATTGGCCGTAAGGGGCAGGATCTTGATCGTATTCGCGAAGAAATCGCGAAGTTGACCGGCAAGGAAATCTATCTTGAGATCCGCGAGATCCGGAGTCCTGACACCAATGCCCAGTTAGTCGCCGAGAGTGTGGCGCTTCAAATGGAGCGTCGCGTTTCATTCCGGCGAGCTATGAAGCGCGCCATCAAAATGGCGATGGAGTTGGGTGTTAAAGGCATCCGTATCAAAGTGTCTGGCCGTCTGGGTGGCGCTGAACTTTCGCGCGTTGAATGGTATAAAGAGGGAACGATTCCCCTGCATACCTTGCGTGCAAATATTGATTACGGGTTTGCCGAGGCGCAGACTACCGCTGGTAAGATTGGCGTGAAAACATGGATTTGCAAAGAAAAAGACGAGCCGGAGAAGGCAGTGAGGGGACGTTCTAATGCCGCTTATGCCTAAACGCGTTAAGCACCGTATGGTGCAACGTGGATCTCGTAAGGGAAACGCTCAGTCAGGAAATTCTCTCGCATTTGGTGAGTATGGGTTGAAAGCACTTGATCGGGCTTGGGTTAAAGCCAACCAGATTGAGGCGTGCCGCGTCGCCATGAATCGCAATATGAAGCGACGTGGTAAAGTGTGGTTGCGCATTTTCCCAGACAAGCCTGTGAGTAAAAAGCCTCTTGAAACCCGGCAGGGCAAGGGGAAAGGCGATCCGGAATTCTGGGTTGCTGTCATTTTGCCTGGAACAATGATGTTTGAAGTGGACGGTGTTTCAGAGCAATTGGCTAAGGAATCGTTGCGTCTGGCGGCGGCGAAGTTGCCGATTCGGACAATGTTTGTTAAACGGCACCACTAATACGGGCCAAATAGGACAGGGGTGCGGACGATATGAAGGCCGCTAAACTGAGAGAAAATAACAAAGAAGAACTCGTGCAGCAATGCTCTGATATGGAGAAAGAATTGCGCACGTTGAAGATTCGTAAATCGGCGAGCCAGATCGAGCAGCCGTCACGTATTACAAGCTTACGTCGGGATATTGCCCGGGCGCAGACGGTAATGAGTGAACGGCGTCGCCAGCAAGGTTGATGATTATGGTAGACATGGAAACCAATCGAGCGCTTCGCAAACAACGCACTGGAATTGTTGTCAGTTCGGCGATGCAAAAGACCATTGTGGTGCGTGTGGAGCGGACGACTCGTCATCCCCTGTATGGGAAAGAGATGACGCAGGCTAAGAAGTATCATGCGCATGACGAAGAGAACGCAGCTAAAGTTGGCGATAAGGTGCGGATCGTTGAGACGCGGCCGTTGAGTAAGCTTAAGCGGTGGCGTCTCGTCGAAATTGTTGAAACAGCTAAACGCCAGTAACTGGGTGAACGACCATGATTCAAGAAGAAACAAACCTTGATGTTGCAGACAATACCGGAGCGCGGCGGGTGCGTTGCTTTCGTATTATCGGGCAGCGCAAGATGTATGCTCACATCGGTGATTTGATCCGGGTTGCGGTGCAAGAAGCCCAGCCGACGGGATTGGTAAAAAAAGGGCAGGTTTGTCGGGCAATTATTGTCCGGACATGCCAGCCGATTCGCCGTCCTGATGGATCGGCTCTTCGGTTTGACAACAACGCGGTGGTGCTTGTGGATGAAAAGCTTAACCCGATCGGGACTCGTATTTTTGGCCCGGTGGCGCGTGAGCTTCGTGAGAAGTACATGAAAATTGTCTCACTCGCACCTGAGGTGTTGTAAAAGAGGAATCTATGAATATCCGACGAAACGATATCGTTGTGGCCACACGAGGCCGGGACAAAGGTAAGCAGGGAAAGGTGCTTCAAGTTGTTGTTGGGAAGCATCGGGCAATTGTTGAGGGGCTCTGCATGGTGACCAAGCATCTTCGGAAATCTCAGGATAATCCGAAGGGGGGCATTGTGCAGAAGGAATCTTCCATTGCTATTGCCAACTTGATGGTCTACTGCCCGCAGTGCAAGAAGGCGGTCCGCGTAAAGCGTGTGGCCGAGGGTGACAAGCGGATCCGCAAGTGCAAGAAATGCAGTCAAGCATTTGACTCGTAAGGTGGTCTATGACGGGACTTAAGACGAAATATAAACAAGAAGTTGTGCCGGCGCTGATGAAATCGCTTGGGTGCAAGAATGTAATGGATGTGCCTCGACTGTTGAAAGTGGCCATTAATATGGGCTTCAATTCAACGGTCGACAAAGATCAGATCCGGGCTATTTCTGATGATTTGGGAAAAATTTCCGGTCAGAAACCAGTCATCACCAAGGCGCGCAAGAGTATTTCAAATTTCAAGTTGCGCCAAGGCATGCCGGTAGGAGCGAAGGTAACCCTTCGTGGTGATCGGATGTATGAATTCATGGATCGACTGATCCATGCCTCATTACCCCGAATTCGAGATTTTCGGGGATTGCCGGTAAAAGGGTTTGATGGACGGGGAAGCTACACCTTTGGTCTTCAGGAGCAGTCTATTTTTCCTGAAATTGACCCGGATGATGTAAAAAGGGTGCAGGGAATGAACGTGACGATTGTCACATCGGCGTCAACGGATGCACGGGCTCGTGAACTGCTCACGATGGTCGGTATTCCATTCATGAAGCCGACTAAGTAGAACACGGCAAGGAGGACGTTCTTTTGGCTAAGAAATCACAGGAAGTCAAGGCGAGCCGCACGCCGAAATTTAGCACACGCCGCTACAACCGCTGTAAACGCTGCGGGCGACGACATGCTTTTATGCGTAAGTTCCAGGTTTGCCGTATTTGCTTCCGGGAACTGGCATCAACGGGGATGATCCCCGGAGTAATTAAGGCGAGCTGGTAAATTGGAGAGCCTATGAGTTTGTCGGATCCTATCAGTGACATGTTGAATCGCATTCGGAACGCATCGGGTGCGGGGTTGAAAACGACTGACATCAGCCATTCTAAAATGAAGGGCGAGATTGCGGTTATTTTGAAGAAGGAAGGTTATGTCCGCGACGTTACAGTTGAGGGGCAAGGCCGTGAAAAAGTGTTGCGAGTGGTATTGAAGTATGATTCCAACCGGAGCCCTACCATCAGAGGATTGCGTCGGGTGAGCAAGCCAGGGCTTAGGCGCTATGTGGGGTTTGATGAGATCCCCCTGGTGTTGGGCGGTATGGGGGTGTCAATTTTGAGTACTCCCTCGGGAATTGTTACGGATAATGAAGCACGGCGGAAACGCGTTGGCGGAGAATTGCTTTGCCAAATCTGGTAAAATCAGGTGTTTCCGGAATTGCTGTAATTCAGTGGATTACAGGTAACATAATTTAAATAGGGGAAGAGAATGTCTAGAATCGGCAAACAACCGATAGCCATACCTAAGGGCGTATCAGTCCTCGTAAGTGGCGGGACGGTATCGGCCAAAGGTCCTAAAGGTGACTTGGTGACGAAACTTCCTCCGTCCATCAAGGCGGAAGTGAAAGATTCGAACATCATCGTGAGTACGGATGAAGATACAGTGCGTGGACGAAGTTTCCATGGGCTGGGCCGCAGTTTGGTCGCGAATATGGTTCTTGGCGTGGACAAGGGTTATTCGATTGAACTTGAACTTCAGGGTGTCGGATTTCGTGCGGCTGTGCAGGGAAGCAAGCTCACGATGAATATCGGGTATTCAAGTCCGGTGGTGCATGAAGCGCCAGCGGGCATTACAGTAGCAGTTAAGGATAGTGTAATAACGGTTGGGGGCGCGGATAAGCAGCTCGTCGGTGATGTTGCGGCGCGTATTCGTTCCTATTATCCGCCTGAGCCTTACAAGGGCAAGGGAATCCGTTATAAGGGCGAACATGTCCGGCGTAAGGCCGGTAAGACGGTGGCCTAACGTATGAAAACAGTGGATCGAAAAGAAAATCGTGCCCGCAGGCACTCGAGAATTCGCAAGAACATCGCGGGAACTTCAGAGCGCGCACGTTTGTGTGTAATGATCTCCAACAAGCATATTTATGTTCAGCTTGTGGATGATGATAAAGGAGTGACGCTGGCGGCGGTGTCATCATCTGGTAAAGATGGTGTCGGCAAGAAAAATGCCGAGGGCGCCAAGTTGCTTGGAAAGCGGTTGGCGGAAATTGCCATGGAAATAGGCGTCAAAAACGTTGTGTTTGACCGCGGTGGATATAAGTATCATGGCCGGGTTAAGGCAATTGCCGATGCCGTACGTGAGGCAGGGTTTAAATTCTAGCCCTAGAAAGCAAGAGCACACTGTGATAAAAGAACGAACAAGGGCGGATAATAATTCAGACTCCTCGGGTGGCGAAGTTGAGGAGCGTGTGGTGTTTGTCAACCGCTGTGCAAAAGTGGTTAAAGGCGGACGCCGGTTTAGCTTCAGCGCGATTGTCGTGGTCGGCAATCGGAATGGAATGGTCGGATACGGGTTTGGTAAGGCGAACGAAGTTGCCGATGCAATCCGAAAAGGCGGGGAAATTGCCCGTCGGAGCATGATTCATGTGACGCTCAAAGACCGGACTATCCCTCATGAGGTAACGGGGCAGTGTGACGGCGGGTATATTTTGTTGAAGCCGGCTTCACAAGGTACCGGTGTTATTGCTGGTGGCGGGATGCGCGCTGTTTTGGAGTTGTCCGGAATACATGATATTCTCGGCAAGTCGCTCGGTAGCGGAAACAAGGTTAACGTGGTTAAGGCGACCATCAACGCGTTAGAGTCCCTGCGATCTCGTGATGAGATCATGGCGGCTCGTCAGAACTAATCACTAATCATTTGATCCGATAGGTGGAATACACGATGAACTTACATTCATTGAAAAATACGACAGGCGCTAAATCATCAAGAAAGCGTCTTGGTCGCGGAGTGGCTTCAGGACTTGGTAAAACATCAGGTCGTGGGCACAAAGGGCAGTATGCGCGTTCAGGGCACAAGCATAAGCTTGGGTTCGAGGGTGGACAAATGCGCCTGATTCGACGAATCCCGAAACGGGGTTTCACGAATATTTCTCGCAAAGAATTTCTCCCGGTGAACGTTGCGGAGCTAAATATCTTTGCTGTTGGTTCCGAGGTGACGCCTGATTTGATGAAATCAAAAGGGCTCGCGAATGGGGGCGCAGATGGCATTAAAATTCTGGGTACAGGTACGATCACGAAAAAACTGACCGTTAAGGCCCATAAGTTTAGTGTTGAAGCAAAAGCTAAAATTGAGGCCGCTGGCGGCGTTTGTGAGATTGTTACGTAAGGGAAATGAGATTGCGACATGCTTTCTGCGTTTAAAAATAGTTTTAAAATTCCTGAGTTGAGGGATCGTATATTATTTACGATGGGCCTTATTTTCATTTGCCGCTTGGTGGCTCATGTTCCAACTCCTGGAGTGGACGCAGTAGCGTTGCAGCGTGTTGTTTCTGACATTGAAAAAAGTTCAGGTGGCGGTGTACTGGGCCTGCTGGACATGTTCAGTGGCGGTGCTTTAAGCAATTGCGCTGTGGGTGCTCTCGGAATTATGCCCTATATCAGCGCCTCCATCATTCTTCAACTCCTTAGCGCGGTGGTGCCCGCGCTGGGGCGGTTGAAACTGGAAGGGGATACGGGCCGCCAGAAAATCACGCAATATACTCGCATGCTGACGGTGTTTCTGTGCGTGATTCAGGGTTGGTTTATGGCCGCTACTCTTGAAAATCCCGCCATGTTGGGGTTGCCTGAGGGGGTTAATCTCGTTCTGAACCCCGGATTGGGCTTTAAGCTGATGACCATCGTTACGATGACCACAGGAACTGTGTTCATCATGTGGTTGGGGGAACAGATCACACAGCGCGGAATTGGAAATGGTATTTCCCTTATCATTACTGAAGGAATTGTTAGCCGGTTGCCGGCGGCAGTGGCCTATGTGATCCAGATGTTTCACGTGGGTGAGGATGGGATCCGGCAATTCAATCCGGTATTCCTGATTGTTCTCCTGATTGCCCTGTTTGGAGTCGTTGCCGGCACAATTCTTCTGACCCAGGGGCAGCGCAAGATCCCAATTCAGTATGCGAAGCGTGTCGTTGGTCGCAAGGTATATGGCGGGCAGAGTACGTTTATGCCGCTGCGGATTAACTATTCAGGCGTCATGCCGATTATTTTCGCTCAATCGATTCTCATGTTTCCCGCAATTTTATTGCGGCGCATACCCGGTGATTTTGCCCAGAATCTGGCAAACATGATCACGATGGACACTGTATTGTATATGGTGCTCTACGGGGTGATGATTTTGTTTTTCTCCTATTTCTGGGTGGCAACGCAGTTTAACCCCGTTCAAATCGCTGACGACTTGAAGAAATATGGTGGATATGTCCCCGGAGTACGTCCAGGGGGGCCAACAGCTGAATTTCTTGATATGACCATGACAAAGATTACCTTGGCCGGGGCCATTTTCTTGACGGTTATTGCTGTGATTCCCTCGGTGATGAACCGCCAGTTTGGGGTTCCTTGGTTGGTTTCATCCTTTTTCGGAGGAACAAGTTTGTTGATCACAGTCGGTGTCATGTTGGACACGATGCGCCAGGTGGAATCACATCTTCTCATGCGCCATTACGACGGTTTCTTGCATAAAGGGAAACTGCACGGTCGGAGATAATCAGCGCAGTGTTGGAGTTATCGTTGCTATGAAAACAATTATTTTATTAGGGGCGCCTGGAGCGGGTAAGGGGACCATTGCTGAAGGGATTCGCAATGAGAGCGCTTTTATTCATGTGTCCACCGGGGATATGTTGCGAGAGGCCGTGAAAAATGGCACCGTGATTGGCCGTCAGGCTGAGGGTTACATGAAGCGGGGGGAGTTGGTCCCTGATGACGTCATTGTTGGAATTGTCGGGGAGCGGCTTGAACGTGGGGCGCGCGATTTAGCTTATATGTTTGATGGCTTTCCGCGAACTCTTGATCAGGCCCGCTTGTTGGATGAAGCGTTATCCCGGTATGTTTCGAAAGTTGATAAAGTGTTTCTCCTGGATGCGCCTCGAGAGCTTTTGATGGCTCGCTTAACGGGACGCCGGGTATGCCGGAAGTGCGGGCAAAGTTACCATGTGATTAACATTCCGCCGAAATCAGAGGGCATTTGCGACCTGTGCGGTGGCGAATTATATCAGCGGGCCGATGACAGTGAGGCCACCATTCTCAATCGTTTAGAGGTATATACGAAGCAGACAGAAAGCCTCATTTCTTATTACGAGAAAAAAGGCGTTCTGGTGCGAGTAGATTCCGCTAGGCAGAGGCAGGCAACGGTTTCTGAAATTTTGGCAGTGGCTAAACCGTTGATTGCTTCATGATCATTCTCAAGAATCGGGATGAGATTCGCAAGATGCGTGAAAGCGGTCGCATCGCGGCATGTGTAAGAGAAGAAATTGCTAGGCTTGTGTCTCCGGGGATAAGCACTCGTGAGTTAGATGATAAGGCGGCTCAATTAATTGCCGCCATGGGAGCCAAGAGTGCCTTTTTGGGGTATCGGGGATATCCCGGGAATATTTGTATTTCGATCGACGCTGAAGTGGTCCATGGCATACCGGGTGATCGGAGAATTGAAATCGGTCAGATTGTAAGCCTTGATGTCGGTGTGATGTTTGGTGGGTTTGTGGGTGACACGGCAACGACGGTGATGGTTGGCGTGACGGATCCTGATGTGGTCAGGTTAGTGCGTGCTACCGAGCAGGCGTTGGCGGCGGGAATAGAAAAGGCGCGCGCCGGAAAGCGCTTGGGCGATGTATCCCACGCGGTGGAGGCCGTTGTTACGCAGGCAGGGTTTTCGGTAGTTCGAGACTTTGTCGGGCATGGGGTCGGGCGGAAGTTACATGAAGATCCGCAGATTCCGAATTTCGGAACGGCAGGGGCCGGGCCCAAATTGAAGGTGGGTATGACACTGGCGATCGAACCCATGGTCAACATGGGGGGGAGTGCCGTTAATGTGTTGGGAGATGGCTGGACAGTGCGTACAGCAGACGACAGGCCATCAGCACATTTTGAGCATACGGTGGCGATCTGTGAGGATGGCCCCGAAATTTTGACGGCGGTGTAAATCCGTTGTTAAATTTGAATTTTGGGATGGACAACAGGTAAGGCCATTGATAAATTGGCTAGCTATTTTTGGAATGGAGACAGAGGATGAAGGTCAGAAGTTCAGTCAAGAGGATTTGTGAGCGCTGCAAAATTGTGCGCCGCCGGGGTGTGGTGCGGGTGATTTGCACCAATTCACGTCATAAGCAGCGTCAAGGTTAAGGAGAATTTGGGATGCCCAGAATATTAGGTGTTGATATACCCGGAAAGAAGTGCATTGAGTATTCCTTGCGCTATCTCTATGGAATTGGACCAACCAACGCCCGTCAAGTGATTGACGAGGCCAAGATTGACCCGGTCAAGAAGGCCGACGATCTGACGGATGAAGAGTTGGCTCGAATTATTAATGTGATTCAAAATACTTACCGGATTGAGGGTGATTTGCGCCGCGAAGTGGCACAGAACATTCGTCGTCTGATCAGTATCGGAAGTTACCGTGGTATTCGTCATAAGCGCGGACTCCCAGTTCGGGGCCAGCGCACGAGCACTAACGCGCGGACTCGCAAGGGGCCACGGCGCACGGTGGGTGCAGTTCGCGGTAAAGAGGCGCGGGCGGCCGCGAAGCAGTAACAAACAGTAGTGATAAAAGAGGTACGGGTTCGCAATGGCAGACGTTAAAGAAAAAGTTGAAGAAAAAGTTGGCGCCAAGCCGGAGGCCGCTGGGGCTCCGATTCCGGACGCTTTGGCGGGAGGCCCCGATGGTGCGGCTCGGCCAGTTCGGCAGCAGCGTGTCCGTGCAGGGCGTGTGGTGCCGTTTGGTATCGTCCATATTCGGGCGACATTCAACAATACAATCATTTCAGTTTCAGACAGTAAGGGTGGCGTGATTGCGTGGAGCACCTCAGGTCGTGCGGGATTCAAGGGATCCCGTAAGAGTACCGCCTTTGCCGCCAGTGTGGTGGCGCAGGAAGTGGCGCGGCAAGCGGTTGCCCGGGGTATGCAGGAAGTTGAAGTTCGTGTTCAGGGGCCGGGTGCGGGACGTGAATCAGCGATTCGCGCATTGCAGTCTGCCGGCTTGAACCTCACCATGATCAAAGATGTGACGCCGATGCCGCATAACGGTTGCCGGCCTCGCAAACGTCGCCGCGTCTAAAGGCAGATTTTGTAGAGAACAGGAGAATTCGAATGGGTAGATATACTGGACCAGCATGCAGGCTTTGTCGCCGTGAAGGTATGAAGCTGTTTTTGAAGGGGGATCGTTGCCGTATGGCAAAGTGTCCTATTGAAACCGGGCGTCCGGCCCCGGGTATGCACGGCGCGCGTCCTTCCAAGAAGACGGATTATTGCGTTCAGTTGCGTGAAAAGCAACGGTTGCGTCGTTCTTACGGTTTGCGCGAAGGGCAGTTCAAGCTTTTCTTCGAGCGAGCGGCGAGCAAGCGTGGCGTAACAGGCGAGATGTTGTTGCAGTTGCTTGAAATGCGGCTTGATAATCTGGCTTATCGTCTTGGCTTTGGAGCTTCGCGACGTGCGGCAAGACAGCTTGTTTTGCACGGGCATTTCACGGTCAATGGCCGTCGTGCGGATGTGCCTTCCATGACGTTGAAAGTGGGCGACAAGATTGAAGTTAAGGGGCGCAAACAAAGTCAGGAAGCCGTGAAGCGAGTGGTGGATGCCAAGGGGCGGGAAGCTGCTTCCTGGTTGACGCTGGATAAGGATGCGCTTAAGGGTGAAGTGATTCGCATTCCTACACGTGAAGAAATTGCGCCGTTGGTCAATGAACAGTTGATCGTTGAATTGTACTCTAAGTAAAGATATTCGTGCCGGGGAATGGTGAAACTGTTTCCGGGGAAGGACTGAATCATGCCAATCAGACTGAGCAAATTCGAGATGCCCAAGCGGTTAGTAAAGGACGAAGCTTCAGCCACGCCAACGTTTGCGCGGTTTGTTGCCGAGCCGCTTGAAGTGGGCTATGGGCGCACCATTGGGAATTCTTTGCGCCGGGTGTTGTTGTCTTCCCTGGAGGGAGCTGCAATTTCATCGGTGCGGATTGAGGGGGCTCCTCATGAGTTCTGCTCGCTACCAGGGGTTGTGGAAGATGTGACGGATATTATCCTGAACCTTAAAAAGGTGTTACTCAAGGCGCAGAGCCGTGAGTCTCGCCTTTTGCACCTGAAAGTAAAGGGTGCCCGTGAGGTCAAGGCGGGAGATATTCAAACCGATGGGACCATTGAGGTGTTAAACCCCAATCAACACATCGCGACGCTGGCTTCGGACGGGGTTCTGGATATGACCTTGGAAATTCGGGTCGGGCGTGGCTTTTGCCCTGCCGAGTTGAACAAGAAGGACAATCAGGATATCGGTCGTATTCCGATTGATTCGATTTTTTCTCCTGTCAAACGCGTGAATTTCTTTATCGAAAACACCCGCGTGGGTCAGCGGACGGATTATGACAAACTCATTATGGAAGTGACCTCGGATGGTCGTATTTCTCCTGATGATGCGTTGACTGTTTCGGCCGCAGTGTTGCGCCACCACCTTGATGTGTTCGTTGACTACGATAAGAATGTGGTTGAGTTTGAGGATGTGGAAGCCAAGGTTGATCTTGAGCGTGATCAGATGCTTAAGACCCTCAACATGAGCGTTAATGAAATTGAGTTGAGCGTTCGTGCGGCCAATTGTCTGAACAACGCCAATATCACGACCGTCGGGCATTTGGCCCAAAAGTCAGAGGCTGAGATGCTGAAATATCGTAATTTTGGCAAAAAATCTCTGAATGAAATTAAGGCCAAATTAACGGATCTCGGGTTAAGCCTCGGGATGAAATTCGACGAGGATCTGGTGAAAGCCATGAGAGGGCTTGAAGCCAATAAAGATAGCGAATAGTCCTATCTGGAATTCGCGCTGAATTGATGAAAGTGAACGACCGGGATGTGGATGAAGTTCCATGCGCGGCGTAAGGATGTCGGGAGTCAGCAATGCGTCACAGAAAAAATATGGTGAAATTGGGTCGGCCTGCAGAAGCGCGTAAAGCGCTGATGATGTCCATGGTCGGCAGTCTTATTGAAGAACAGCGGATAAAGACAACCTTGCCCAAGGCCAGGTTAGCCCGTGCGTTGGCAGAGAAGATGGTGACAGTGGCGAAGCGCGCCATCGCTTCTGGAAAGCCTGAGAAAATGTTGCAAGGTAAGCGGAAAGTTTTGGCAGTGCTGCGTCACCGCAAGCCAATGCTCAAGCTTTTTGACACCATTGCTCCTCAGTACAAGGATCGTTTGGGTGGTTACACCCGGATTACCAAAGTTGGTCGTCGTGGGAGCGATAGCTCCGAGATGGCGATTCTGGAATGGGTCGATCTTGTCATTGTGAAGAAGGGGCGTAAGGCAAAAGACGCTGCGGCGGGTAACGATGAGCCTGTTGCCGGGGATGTCAAAAAGGAGTCAT
The bacterium DNA segment above includes these coding regions:
- the rplV gene encoding 50S ribosomal protein L22, with translation MEVKAITKYVRLSPRKARDMARAIQGMPVAEAIKKVEFSERKAAKQLEKTIRSAVANAENNAKLLADDLRVKEATIGEGPAMKRFWARSRGMVSRIRKRTSHITIVLSDGK
- the rpsH gene encoding 30S ribosomal protein S8; its protein translation is MSLSDPISDMLNRIRNASGAGLKTTDISHSKMKGEIAVILKKEGYVRDVTVEGQGREKVLRVVLKYDSNRSPTIRGLRRVSKPGLRRYVGFDEIPLVLGGMGVSILSTPSGIVTDNEARRKRVGGELLCQIW
- the rplO gene encoding 50S ribosomal protein L15 encodes the protein MNLHSLKNTTGAKSSRKRLGRGVASGLGKTSGRGHKGQYARSGHKHKLGFEGGQMRLIRRIPKRGFTNISRKEFLPVNVAELNIFAVGSEVTPDLMKSKGLANGGADGIKILGTGTITKKLTVKAHKFSVEAKAKIEAAGGVCEIVT
- the rplE gene encoding 50S ribosomal protein L5, whose amino-acid sequence is MTGLKTKYKQEVVPALMKSLGCKNVMDVPRLLKVAINMGFNSTVDKDQIRAISDDLGKISGQKPVITKARKSISNFKLRQGMPVGAKVTLRGDRMYEFMDRLIHASLPRIRDFRGLPVKGFDGRGSYTFGLQEQSIFPEIDPDDVKRVQGMNVTIVTSASTDARARELLTMVGIPFMKPTK
- the rpmC gene encoding 50S ribosomal protein L29; this translates as MKAAKLRENNKEELVQQCSDMEKELRTLKIRKSASQIEQPSRITSLRRDIARAQTVMSERRRQQG
- the rplF gene encoding 50S ribosomal protein L6, with protein sequence MSRIGKQPIAIPKGVSVLVSGGTVSAKGPKGDLVTKLPPSIKAEVKDSNIIVSTDEDTVRGRSFHGLGRSLVANMVLGVDKGYSIELELQGVGFRAAVQGSKLTMNIGYSSPVVHEAPAGITVAVKDSVITVGGADKQLVGDVAARIRSYYPPEPYKGKGIRYKGEHVRRKAGKTVA
- the rpsE gene encoding 30S ribosomal protein S5, translated to MIKERTRADNNSDSSGGEVEERVVFVNRCAKVVKGGRRFSFSAIVVVGNRNGMVGYGFGKANEVADAIRKGGEIARRSMIHVTLKDRTIPHEVTGQCDGGYILLKPASQGTGVIAGGGMRAVLELSGIHDILGKSLGSGNKVNVVKATINALESLRSRDEIMAARQN
- the rplN gene encoding 50S ribosomal protein L14, with amino-acid sequence MIQEETNLDVADNTGARRVRCFRIIGQRKMYAHIGDLIRVAVQEAQPTGLVKKGQVCRAIIVRTCQPIRRPDGSALRFDNNAVVLVDEKLNPIGTRIFGPVARELREKYMKIVSLAPEVL
- the map gene encoding type I methionyl aminopeptidase — protein: MIILKNRDEIRKMRESGRIAACVREEIARLVSPGISTRELDDKAAQLIAAMGAKSAFLGYRGYPGNICISIDAEVVHGIPGDRRIEIGQIVSLDVGVMFGGFVGDTATTVMVGVTDPDVVRLVRATEQALAAGIEKARAGKRLGDVSHAVEAVVTQAGFSVVRDFVGHGVGRKLHEDPQIPNFGTAGAGPKLKVGMTLAIEPMVNMGGSAVNVLGDGWTVRTADDRPSAHFEHTVAICEDGPEILTAV
- the rplX gene encoding 50S ribosomal protein L24; the encoded protein is MNIRRNDIVVATRGRDKGKQGKVLQVVVGKHRAIVEGLCMVTKHLRKSQDNPKGGIVQKESSIAIANLMVYCPQCKKAVRVKRVAEGDKRIRKCKKCSQAFDS
- the rpsC gene encoding 30S ribosomal protein S3 — protein: MGQKINPIGLRIAVSKAWKSRWFADKRTFGTLLNEDLTIRDLVKKRLDAAAVAEIIIERYANRVRVTICTARPGIVIGRKGQDLDRIREEIAKLTGKEIYLEIREIRSPDTNAQLVAESVALQMERRVSFRRAMKRAIKMAMELGVKGIRIKVSGRLGGAELSRVEWYKEGTIPLHTLRANIDYGFAEAQTTAGKIGVKTWICKEKDEPEKAVRGRSNAAYA
- the rplP gene encoding 50S ribosomal protein L16, which translates into the protein MPLMPKRVKHRMVQRGSRKGNAQSGNSLAFGEYGLKALDRAWVKANQIEACRVAMNRNMKRRGKVWLRIFPDKPVSKKPLETRQGKGKGDPEFWVAVILPGTMMFEVDGVSEQLAKESLRLAAAKLPIRTMFVKRHH
- a CDS encoding adenylate kinase, whose product is MKTIILLGAPGAGKGTIAEGIRNESAFIHVSTGDMLREAVKNGTVIGRQAEGYMKRGELVPDDVIVGIVGERLERGARDLAYMFDGFPRTLDQARLLDEALSRYVSKVDKVFLLDAPRELLMARLTGRRVCRKCGQSYHVINIPPKSEGICDLCGGELYQRADDSEATILNRLEVYTKQTESLISYYEKKGVLVRVDSARQRQATVSEILAVAKPLIAS
- the secY gene encoding preprotein translocase subunit SecY gives rise to the protein MLSAFKNSFKIPELRDRILFTMGLIFICRLVAHVPTPGVDAVALQRVVSDIEKSSGGGVLGLLDMFSGGALSNCAVGALGIMPYISASIILQLLSAVVPALGRLKLEGDTGRQKITQYTRMLTVFLCVIQGWFMAATLENPAMLGLPEGVNLVLNPGLGFKLMTIVTMTTGTVFIMWLGEQITQRGIGNGISLIITEGIVSRLPAAVAYVIQMFHVGEDGIRQFNPVFLIVLLIALFGVVAGTILLTQGQRKIPIQYAKRVVGRKVYGGQSTFMPLRINYSGVMPIIFAQSILMFPAILLRRIPGDFAQNLANMITMDTVLYMVLYGVMILFFSYFWVATQFNPVQIADDLKKYGGYVPGVRPGGPTAEFLDMTMTKITLAGAIFLTVIAVIPSVMNRQFGVPWLVSSFFGGTSLLITVGVMLDTMRQVESHLLMRHYDGFLHKGKLHGRR
- the rplR gene encoding 50S ribosomal protein L18 is translated as MKTVDRKENRARRHSRIRKNIAGTSERARLCVMISNKHIYVQLVDDDKGVTLAAVSSSGKDGVGKKNAEGAKLLGKRLAEIAMEIGVKNVVFDRGGYKYHGRVKAIADAVREAGFKF
- the rpsQ gene encoding 30S ribosomal protein S17; the encoded protein is MVDMETNRALRKQRTGIVVSSAMQKTIVVRVERTTRHPLYGKEMTQAKKYHAHDEENAAKVGDKVRIVETRPLSKLKRWRLVEIVETAKRQ
- a CDS encoding type Z 30S ribosomal protein S14, encoding MAKKSQEVKASRTPKFSTRRYNRCKRCGRRHAFMRKFQVCRICFRELASTGMIPGVIKASW